The following proteins are co-located in the Candidatus Nealsonbacteria bacterium genome:
- a CDS encoding response regulator, giving the protein MLREIKKDYPDLPIIIFSELGQESDIEEAQSIRVSDYFIKSKSTVDQVVERSKKILK; this is encoded by the coding sequence ATGTTAAGAGAGATAAAAAAAGACTATCCCGATTTACCGATAATAATATTTTCAGAATTAGGACAAGAATCTGATATTGAAGAAGCTCAAAGTATAAGAGTAAGTGATTATTTCATAAAATCTAAATCAACTGTCGATCAAGTTGTAGAACGATCTAAGAAAATCTTAAAATAA
- a CDS encoding type II secretion system F family protein — MPLFNKVSTQEKRDFVKTLALLIKSGIPINESFEILTKQARSSALKNILKKAQERTEKGTPIYQVFEEDPNFEKAFSSFIRAGEESGTLDKNLKHLADWLDRKQNLEREMSSATFYPKIILIFSVFLGGGLTFFVLPRLTPIFAALDVELPLPSRMLLYMSNFIQHRGLDLILGIIAFLLIIYLISKIERVREIFDDLILKVPIVGSFVKDYQLAVISQLISTLFGSGLMVTKILDITSESVPNRTFKKSLEHVKRRIVKGDPFSMALNDFPNLYPSVYISIITTGEETGSFVDSFAYLADFFSSVITDKTKKLPVILEPVILILIGLFVAFIASAIILPIYQITQGFY; from the coding sequence ATGCCATTATTTAACAAAGTAAGTACTCAAGAAAAAAGAGATTTCGTAAAAACTTTAGCTCTTCTTATTAAAAGCGGAATTCCCATTAATGAATCCTTTGAAATCTTGACTAAGCAAGCAAGATCCTCTGCCCTCAAGAATATACTCAAAAAAGCACAAGAAAGAACCGAAAAAGGAACTCCTATTTATCAAGTTTTTGAAGAAGATCCAAATTTTGAAAAAGCTTTTTCAAGCTTTATCCGAGCTGGAGAAGAAAGTGGAACTTTAGATAAAAATCTAAAACATCTAGCTGACTGGCTTGATAGAAAACAAAATCTAGAAAGAGAAATGAGCTCGGCAACCTTTTATCCAAAGATAATTCTTATCTTTTCTGTTTTCCTGGGCGGAGGATTAACTTTCTTTGTCCTTCCTCGTTTAACTCCAATCTTTGCCGCATTAGATGTTGAACTACCACTCCCCTCTAGAATGCTTCTTTATATGTCTAATTTCATCCAACACAGAGGCCTAGACTTGATATTAGGCATAATCGCCTTCTTGTTGATTATTTATTTAATAAGTAAGATAGAAAGAGTAAGAGAAATATTTGATGATTTAATACTAAAAGTTCCGATTGTTGGTTCATTTGTTAAAGATTATCAACTAGCAGTTATATCCCAATTAATATCAACCCTATTTGGAAGTGGATTAATGGTAACCAAAATTCTTGATATTACATCGGAATCAGTTCCAAACAGAACATTCAAAAAGTCCTTGGAGCACGTCAAAAGAAGAATAGTAAAAGGTGATCCCTTTTCTATGGCTCTAAATGATTTTCCAAATCTATACCCAAGCGTTTATATCAGTATTATTACAACCGGAGAAGAAACTGGTTCTTTCGTTGACTCTTTTGCCTATTTGGCTGACTTCTTCTCGTCTGTAATAACCGATAAAACTAAAAAACTACCGGTCATTCTAGAGCCGGTAATACTAATCTTAATTGGTTTGTTTGTTGCCTTTATTGCAAGTGCAATTATCTTGCCGATTTATCAGATAACTCAAGGATTCTACTAA
- a CDS encoding prepilin-type N-terminal cleavage/methylation domain-containing protein, which produces MKKGFTIIEFMIYISILSVAIAAMGLVSMNVFSVGARTDAIQEVAHNGRFAMHKIGSTINEANSLIIPSQQGSIIQLAFTDPSRNPTTFDVTAGKLRITEAGRSPINLTTSKVVVDRIFFTRVSNDSIRVEMNISFHNPQNLPEHNFNNFFLSSFVLGR; this is translated from the coding sequence ATGAAAAAAGGATTCACTATTATTGAATTTATGATATATATTAGCATCCTTTCGGTGGCTATTGCTGCTATGGGATTAGTATCAATGAATGTTTTTTCTGTTGGAGCAAGAACAGATGCCATTCAAGAAGTCGCTCATAACGGACGCTTTGCTATGCATAAAATTGGCTCTACGATAAATGAAGCTAATTCATTAATTATTCCAAGCCAACAAGGGTCAATAATTCAATTGGCATTCACTGATCCATCAAGAAATCCTACTACATTTGATGTTACAGCAGGAAAACTAAGAATAACAGAGGCTGGCCGTAGTCCCATAAATCTAACAACATCAAAAGTGGTTGTTGATCGAATATTTTTTACAAGAGTTTCAAACGACTCTATTAGAGTCGAAATGAATATCTCCTTCCATAATCCACAAAATCTTCCGGAACATAATTTTAATAATTTCTTTTTAAGTTCTTTCGTCTTAGGAAGATAA